A genomic region of Candidatus Krumholzibacteriia bacterium contains the following coding sequences:
- a CDS encoding right-handed parallel beta-helix repeat-containing protein, with the protein MLRQKFMVAILVLVMAAIHAEAATIRVEQDGSGDFTEISTGILAAAPGDTVRIGAGWYQQSVPLSTGGNTEETYAAVVVDSLTIVGEGRDDVIIGPAEPDFTLQGPWGFALLQGVVTHVRIESVTVVNVKRAIEASGSVVATDLAIRDCESGFFFTFAFGLRVTNVETDRVRFPVLGGSQASDIVIRDSVFRSCEQRGVSLTNGASGVVIDGCELVDCAVILSFGSSATMQATAVLGEASVALFNGSRLEMNNCIVGSGFGNLEITGNSEISGANNVFRGGSVQTIRLSGPMSTATITNSHIFRVDGSPVVVAEAYRSEPVQIDLRGNWWGTTNADSLRAWIIDGDDLSNPPFFEELAEVLFEPFALGPVSGNSESMGTFKARFRD; encoded by the coding sequence GTGCTGCGACAGAAGTTCATGGTAGCGATCCTTGTCTTGGTGATGGCGGCAATTCATGCGGAGGCCGCCACGATTCGTGTTGAGCAAGACGGCAGCGGGGACTTCACCGAGATCTCCACGGGGATCCTGGCGGCGGCTCCTGGGGATACGGTCCGAATAGGTGCCGGGTGGTATCAGCAGTCAGTACCGCTATCGACAGGGGGAAACACCGAAGAAACCTATGCTGCCGTGGTTGTTGATTCACTCACGATAGTCGGAGAGGGTCGCGACGATGTGATTATTGGGCCCGCTGAGCCGGACTTCACCCTTCAGGGCCCGTGGGGGTTCGCCCTGCTTCAAGGCGTGGTGACGCACGTACGAATTGAGTCCGTCACCGTTGTCAACGTCAAGCGCGCGATCGAAGCAAGTGGCAGTGTAGTGGCAACGGACCTTGCGATTCGGGACTGTGAGTCCGGATTCTTCTTCACCTTCGCTTTCGGTCTTCGCGTTACGAACGTCGAAACTGATCGTGTACGGTTCCCGGTCCTCGGCGGAAGTCAAGCATCAGACATTGTGATCCGAGACTCTGTGTTTCGCTCCTGTGAACAAAGAGGTGTGAGTCTTACGAACGGGGCCTCAGGTGTTGTAATTGATGGCTGCGAACTCGTAGATTGTGCTGTGATCTTGTCATTTGGGTCGTCTGCGACGATGCAGGCGACGGCCGTTCTAGGTGAGGCCTCTGTAGCGCTATTTAATGGGTCGCGATTGGAGATGAACAACTGCATTGTTGGTTCGGGGTTCGGTAACCTCGAGATCACGGGGAACAGCGAGATCTCTGGTGCGAACAATGTGTTCCGTGGCGGTTCCGTTCAGACGATTCGCCTATCAGGACCTATGAGCACAGCGACGATTACAAATAGCCACATCTTCCGCGTGGACGGGTCGCCTGTCGTTGTCGCCGAGGCATACCGTTCTGAGCCCGTCCAGATCGATCTCCGCGGCAACTGGTGGGGGACCACGAACGCGGATAGTCTGCGGGCGTGGATCATTGACGGCGACGACCTCAGCAACCCACCGTTCTTCGAAGAACTCGCCGAAGTCCTCTTCGAACCCTTCGCGCTCGGGCCGGTGTCGGGCAACTCGGAGAGCATGGGTACGTTCAAGGCTCGGTTCCGGGACTAG